The Arachis ipaensis cultivar K30076 chromosome B03, Araip1.1, whole genome shotgun sequence region GGTCAATGATCATTTATTCCATGAAAAAAATCTTACTTTCATTGTTTTAGCGTGTGTCTTGTTTTTGGCAGCCATTCTAACAGTAAActtaattttcatttttcttgTTATATGCAGCCATCTTCTCTAACTGCTATCTAAGATTGTGTATCTGGCTTGATATTCAAAACTTTGATATGATCATGTATGATTGCATATATTTGCTTTTATATGCAATAAATTGTTGGGACACCTGATGAACTCAAGTATGCTCTCTCAGAATTCTTCTCGGCTCGAAATCGGCCGTTATCAATGTTATTATTGATCTCTATACTGGTTCAGAGAGTGGGAGGCTGCAACACAAGAACTGATTTTCagattttaaattcaataatacAAATTACATAGTCTTGTAGTTTTCTATGGTGTATCATgatataataaagacacaaattatATTCCATAAATCTACACAAATGTAAAATGTTACATGATCACAATTGTAAACTTATTACTACtatttctatttcattttatctACTTTTTTTAGGTTCTTAAGATAAGGAattttgaaagtaaaaaaaaaaaagagagaaggtaTTTTGGTACAATTTATATATAAAGATATGTAGTTAAATCCTGCTGGCCAAAATTTGCCTGCCCCGCGTACCTCAGATTCGAAGTTAGTAAACATTATGGAGATAAATTCATGGCGAAATTAAGAAGATTTATCatgattaaattaaataaataaaatcgaAATATGTAATATATATAgacaatttattatttaaaaaatgcgATATATTCATACAAAGGCAAAAAGGATATGCGCGTAATGTGTATCTGAGATACGTATATTATTATATTGATTTAATTATAATATTATGTACCCGTATTATTGTATTTATAtggttaattaaatatttaattaaaaaaaaattaaaaaaattaacatttaaaaatttaaaactatcCAAAATATGTGCAAAATAATATGTATGGCTAATAAAATATGAGTCCAAATTAATAATTGACTAATAAAAAAACGCACTCTAATAAAAATATTGTATGACTAGTAAGCAtcctatattaaaaaaaaaaaattatccgaTTATTGCTTATACTATACTAAAAGTGCGTGTAAAATATAGGATGCTTGCTAGCCATCCAATATTTTTATTAgagtacttttttatttttataaacaaTGGGGGTGAAAGAACACCTAAAGGAACAACAAGAAAATCACTCTAGGAAAGAAACTCCTACTAGATAAGTCATAAAACATAAAGGAATACTGAAAGGCAAAAAGAAAACAACATGATATAATATTTATATAACAAATTAATAAAGTTTTACTTGTAAAGGTTGAATTTAATAAATATCATATAATATTTATCTAAAATATTTTAAAGCAAAAACAACACTATAATATAAAGACATTTAattatgatattttattattaattttaatgtaaaatatataatttaattaaactaTGGATCAGTCGAGTctacttaaaagttaaaacatgaCTTAACCTGATACAAAATTATACAGGATAAAATGACAAATTCGAATATAAAAAATACTTTGATTTCGAGCCAAAATTCAGGGGTTTTGAATCTTCAACACCCATAGGCCCTCTAGTCAACTTTTGAAGAACTATAGAACTAAGAGTTAAGATCATTGCCCGAAATCCAAATCCAATCCAATATTAAGTAATGATTATGTAGTTTGAGTTAACAAATCTTGTTTTCTCTCGTTTATGCTAGCACAACGTCCAGACAATATATTGTCACCATCAATTACTCATTTAGAATATTCATTTTACATGCAACGAAAATGATAAGATACTATAATACTATCGTATCGATTTTCTTTGAAAACCAATAAAATATATTATCTTTTAAGAATAGAACAATTTCGTATCATTATTATTAAATTGCATGCCAAATCCTACGTTAAATTGAATTCATAGTAAAATTGAAGAAATTACTCGACGATGATagaaaatcaatacaaataataaTGTCACTAAAATCATTACAAAGGAGATGGTGGGAACATGGTCAAGCAAATCATAGAGGTTGGCCACTCTCTAACTACCTGGCTAACGTGATCCACCTTCAATTTGTCTCCCTAAAATATTACATTTTGTAGCCTAGAGATAACTTAGCATATATGTTAAACGCTTATATGCCTTTGTAATTGTTCATACACTGGCTCAACACTAAGGCCCAGTTCCAAATACACCAAAAGATCCAATCTAAAGATTGCCTTCGTTATTCACCGACCTctttaaaagaggtcggactCAACACAGACTTCTTTCCAAAGAAGTCGGGCTCAAGAGATAGCTGGTAGATAAcacttatttaaataagtaactgcccttaaaatctctcaacccacttctagAAGCCATATCCCAACAATCCctagataaagggacggttatccacctaaaaaggtggcactactccaacggtggttattggatcaccactataaataccctgacactcctcaggtatctctaagcccaatactctctagacctgctcacacccttgctgacttaggcatcggagtgtctttgcaggtaccacccccattcgttcatactcacaagtcggacggaggcctcCAAGGCGCAGACCCGCTCAAAGGCTTccttcctcagacgattgggTCAACCCAGCGAGTCCACTccaataatctccggttacccatcgtaacagtaATAATATCGGTAGCTGCCGATAATCACTTTATAAAAAATGAACAATTTTGAATGTTCCTTCAGATTGTTTCCTCTCTATATAAGCACGTCTCTCTAAGTATTTCCTTAATCTCCATACCCAAGTCTAAGTTGCTAGAACAAGAACACAGGAATGGAAAGTGTTATGACAAAAAAAAGTGAAGCTTCTTGTGGCATTAATGGCCCTTCAATTTTGTTTTGCAGGATACCACATTGTCTCTAGACTTGCACTTAATATTGGTGTCGGTAAAGTTGTTTACCCTATTTATCGAAATATAATTGCCCTTCTTTTGTTGAGTCCACTTGCTTGTTTCTTAGAGAAGTAAGTTTCATGATTAAACATGCATATTTTATAGTTTCCTATAGTCTCTGTCACTTTTTATGTTAGCAAGATTTTAACATGAAACAATGAACAGGAACGAAAGACCACCTCTTACTTTTTCTTTGCTGTTTCAGTTTTTCCTATTAGCATTGCTCGGGTAAGCAATAAAAAAAAACCCTGCAATTTTCGAGTTATTTGTTTCCGTTTTATTCTTCTAACATTATTTTTCATTGGCTGTGCTAGCATCACTGCAAACCAAGGGTTTTACTTGTTGGGATTATATTATGCTTCTCCAACTTTTGCTTCTGCAATGCAGAATTCAGTTCCTGCAATCACTTTTGTCATGGCCTCAGCTCTAGGGTATTTCATTTCACATCTCCTTCTGAGTTTGAACATTTTTGTCATCTGATCTATTCACAAGTTGTTTTTTATAGACTTGAGGAAGTCAACATTGCAAGAATAGATGGATTGGCAAAAATTCTAGGAACCATTGCAAATGTTGGAGGTGCAACTGTGAACTGTGATCACTCTATACAAAGGCCCTCCTCTTCTCCACCTGCAGACACCTCAGATGCAAGAAGAAAGCTACATACATCAGTCATCAACCAAAGTTCAGAATTGGACATGGGGTTGCGTATACTTGCTTGGACATTGTTTGTCTTGGGCTGCTTGGATGGTTTTTCAGGTATCTTCGTCATAATCATTATTGATCATGAGTTACATGCATGAAAGTTGAAACTGCAAATTAGTAAACGCCTGGCTTCATTCTTAATAATGTTGCACTGACTCTATTTGCTTAATTGTTTTCTCATGTTAAGCAAAGTGGCTAAACCCTTTTTTCAGGCTCTTGTGGTGAAGAAGTATCCAGCAAAACTATCACACTTCCTTTACATTCTTCTTTGGATTAGTTCAGTTCTTGATTATAGCAGCCTTTTTAGAAACTGATATGGAACGTTGGAAGATAATATCAACAGAAGAGCTTCTTACCATCCTATATGCTGTAATACTCTTCACTTCATCAATGAAATATAGTTCGGATGTTGATCATCTTAATTGAAAAAGTCACGTGAATATGTGATTCATTCTTATCTAATCTCAAATCATGCAACTTGGTGTAAGTCAACTGAATTCATTTATGCCTTGATGATTCCAGGGAATTGTATCGTCTGGGGTGTCATATCTCTGCAAACATGGTGTATTCAAAGGGGTGGCCCTGTATGTGTTGCTGTCTTTCAGCCATTGCAAACCTTTTTAGTTGCTATAATGGCAGCCCTCATTCTTGGTGATCAGTTATGCTCTGGAGGGTATATAGAACAATTTATTAACCCTGAATATAAGATTTTCTTCAATCAGTTGAAAAATGGCATAATTCCGTAATTTGAACCCCCCcccctctctttttctctcttttttacaGGATTGTCGGCGCAATAAGCCTTGCTCAACGATGAGGGATTATCAGCGCAATACTGATCATGGTTGGCCTCTACTTAGTCCTATGGGGAAAGAGCAAGAGCAAAGAGAAAAATGCAACCAATGCAAAAAAGTCATTACTAACAGAAGCCTTGCTCAACGATGAGGAAGAGAATAAACATGCTGATGCAGCACCTAAAGGCATACCTTGACATCTCGATCCATTGACATTGACAAATACATGCAATCATGCATACCATGGCATCTAGTTTCTGGTGTAGTATCAgcacaacacaacacaacaactgaAGTAGTCCAGCTCTTTGCAGCATTGCAACTTGTGCAAGAATCagctatttttcattaatgttcTTTATGCTTATTTTCACCTAGTAAATCATATACTAGATATTCGAGTCAAGGGCTCGAGGCATAAGGCCTGCTGGCTAATGTTAGTTTAAACGAGAAGATAAAACTGTCCGCTAGAATCCATGTGCTTTTGCTTTACTCACTGACATGTACATCTGATTTTATGTATGAAAGGTCATACTCACTATGAACATTTAAAAACCCACTTTAGATGAATGATGAGTCTAAATAGATGAGTTCTCTATACATGAATGTTAAGTTTaccgttcctttttcaattttataaaCAGCATGCCAGCAAAAAGAAAGAACTTACCACGCAACTA contains the following coding sequences:
- the LOC107633922 gene encoding WAT1-related protein At3g18200-like; this encodes MNRNERPPLTFSLLFQFFLLALLGITANQGFYLLGLYYASPTFASAMQNSVPAITFVMASALGLEEVNIARIDGLAKILGTIANVGGATVNCDHSIQRPSSSPPADTSDARRKLHTSVINQSSELDMGLRILAWTLFVLGCLDGFSGNCIVWGVISLQTWCIQRGGPVCVAVFQPLQTFLVAIMAALILGDQLCSGGYIEQFINPEYKIFFNQLKNGIIP